The following are from one region of the Streptomyces tuirus genome:
- a CDS encoding TetR/AcrR family transcriptional regulator, translated as MTPAAPTPAYRRLSVEERRSQLLTSALNLFAHRAPEEVSLDDVAEAAGVSRPLVYRYFPGGKQQLYEAALRSAADELQHCFDEPREGPLLPRLSRALDRYLAFVDEHDTGFSALLQGGSVVETSRTTAIVDGVRRVAAEHILSHLGVTGPGPRLRMTIRMWITAVEASSLIWLDEDKQPPAEELRDWLVEQFVAMLTVTARRDPQTDALVLALAEDV; from the coding sequence ATGACACCAGCCGCCCCCACCCCCGCCTACCGGCGACTCAGCGTCGAGGAACGCCGCAGTCAGCTGCTCACCTCCGCGCTGAACCTCTTCGCCCACCGCGCCCCCGAGGAGGTGTCCCTCGACGACGTGGCGGAGGCGGCCGGGGTCTCGCGTCCCCTGGTGTACCGGTATTTCCCCGGCGGCAAGCAACAGCTCTACGAGGCCGCCCTGCGCTCCGCCGCCGACGAGCTCCAGCACTGCTTCGACGAACCCCGCGAGGGCCCCCTCCTCCCCCGTCTGTCCCGCGCCCTCGACCGCTACCTCGCCTTCGTCGACGAGCACGACACCGGCTTCAGCGCCCTCCTCCAGGGCGGCAGCGTCGTGGAGACGTCACGCACCACCGCCATCGTCGACGGAGTCCGCCGCGTCGCCGCCGAGCACATCCTCAGCCACCTGGGCGTCACCGGCCCCGGCCCGCGCCTGCGCATGACCATCCGCATGTGGATCACCGCCGTCGAGGCGTCGTCGCTCATCTGGCTCGACGAGGACAAGCAGCCGCCCGCCGAGGAGCTCCGCGACTGGCTCGTCGAGCAGTTCGTGGCGATGCTGACGGTGACCGCCCGCCGCGACCCGCAGACCGACGCCCTGGTCCTGGCGCTCGCCGAGGATGTCTGA
- a CDS encoding AurF N-oxygenase family protein codes for MTTLTEADALDGLRDALGLLKDREQVAQRLLDSSAKHSFDPDKELDWDAPFEEGKWFWPPELVSLYDTPLWKRMGEEQRILLSQHEAAALASLGIWFEIILMQLLVRHIYDKAATSAHVRYALTEIEDECRHSKMFARLISHGGTPWYPVSRAHQHLGRLFKTISTTPGSFTATLLGEEVLDWMQRLTFPDERVQTLIRGVTRIHVVEEARHVRYAREELRRQMVTAPKWSQEFTRITSGEFARVFSVAFVNPDVYTNVGLDKREALAQVRASGHRREVMQNGSKRLTDFLDDIGVLRGVGRRLWKSSGLLA; via the coding sequence ATGACGACCCTGACGGAAGCCGACGCGCTCGACGGCCTGCGCGATGCCCTCGGCCTGCTCAAGGACCGGGAGCAGGTGGCCCAGCGGCTGCTGGACTCCTCCGCCAAGCACTCCTTCGATCCGGACAAGGAGCTGGACTGGGACGCGCCCTTCGAGGAGGGCAAGTGGTTCTGGCCCCCGGAGCTGGTCTCGCTCTACGACACCCCGCTCTGGAAGCGCATGGGCGAGGAGCAGCGCATCCTGCTCTCCCAGCACGAGGCGGCGGCCCTGGCCTCCCTGGGCATCTGGTTCGAGATCATCCTTATGCAGCTGCTGGTCCGGCACATCTACGACAAGGCGGCGACGAGCGCGCATGTGCGCTACGCCCTCACGGAGATCGAGGACGAGTGCCGCCACTCCAAGATGTTCGCCCGCCTGATCTCCCACGGCGGCACTCCCTGGTACCCGGTCAGCCGCGCCCACCAGCACTTGGGCCGCCTGTTCAAGACCATCTCCACCACCCCCGGCTCCTTCACCGCCACCCTCCTCGGCGAGGAGGTCCTCGACTGGATGCAGCGCCTGACGTTCCCCGACGAGCGTGTCCAGACGCTGATCCGCGGCGTCACCCGCATCCACGTCGTGGAGGAGGCCCGCCACGTCCGCTACGCCCGTGAGGAACTCCGCCGCCAGATGGTGACGGCCCCCAAGTGGTCCCAGGAGTTCACCCGCATCACCTCCGGCGAGTTCGCCCGCGTCTTCTCGGTGGCCTTCGTGAACCCGGACGTCTACACCAACGTGGGCCTGGACAAGCGGGAGGCCCTCGCCCAGGTCCGCGCGAGCGGCCACCGCCGGGAGGTCATGCAGAACGGCTCCAAGCGGCTGACCGACTTCCTCGACGACATCGGCGTGCTCCGGGGCGTCGGACGCCGCCTGTGGAAGTCGTCCGGGCTGCTGGCGTAG
- a CDS encoding DUF3291 domain-containing protein, with the protein MTEPAYELAQVNLGRLKAPLDSPQLKDFVDSLDPVNADADGADGFVWRLQSESGDATDVPVFGDSWLIINMSVWRDKDALTAYMYQGRHREMLARRRNWFERVQEAMVALWWVPAGHRPSVAEAESRVLHVRTHGPTPYAFTLRTSFPPQGATPLLGEVPEGLGCAP; encoded by the coding sequence ATGACTGAGCCAGCGTACGAACTCGCCCAGGTCAATCTCGGCCGCCTCAAGGCCCCTTTGGACTCCCCGCAGTTGAAGGACTTCGTCGACAGCCTCGACCCGGTGAACGCGGACGCGGACGGGGCCGACGGTTTCGTCTGGCGCCTCCAGAGCGAGAGCGGCGACGCCACGGACGTGCCCGTCTTCGGCGACTCCTGGCTGATCATCAACATGTCGGTGTGGCGCGACAAGGACGCCCTGACCGCGTACATGTACCAGGGCCGGCACCGGGAGATGCTCGCCCGCCGGCGCAACTGGTTCGAACGCGTCCAGGAGGCCATGGTCGCCCTCTGGTGGGTCCCGGCGGGCCACCGCCCCTCGGTCGCCGAGGCGGAGTCCCGCGTGCTGCACGTGCGCACGCACGGCCCGACACCGTACGCCTTCACCCTGCGGACCTCGTTCCCGCCCCAGGGGGCGACACCGCTGCTCGGCGAGGTCCCGGAGGGCCTGGGCTGCGCCCCCTGA
- a CDS encoding penicillin-binding transpeptidase domain-containing protein, with the protein MTRHIRHAGYFCALLLVALLLNAARVQVVQAPSYDRNPGNRRPDITRYEQPRGDILVGGRPVTGSRDTREHLRYERTYTDGPMYAPVTGFASQLYGTTLLENTEDGVLSGADPMLAPFPLWNDFTRARNAGGDVVTTLHPAAQEAAYRGLAGHKGAVAALEPSTGRILALVSAPSYDPQPLSGNGSAAARAWSRLTADKDRPMLNRAVRQTYPPGSTFKVVTAAAALDAGVVTDIEAPTDTPDPYPLPGTRTRLTNASKGCANASVREAFTFSCNTVFAKLGVEVGLADMTATAHAFGFGNGELRVPFPVARSTFDTSLDQAQLALSSIGQYNTRATPLQMAMVAAAVANGGQVRDPYLVERTTRPGGSTLATAGSRAIRQAMYPSTAVRLRAMMRDVVENGTGRHAAIRGAKVGGKTGTAQHGLGNSGTPYAWFVSWAQGDRDLAPRVAVAVVVEDAETDRGHISGGGDAAPIARAVMEAVLKSPAQPSG; encoded by the coding sequence GTGACCCGGCACATCCGGCACGCCGGGTACTTCTGCGCCCTGCTGCTGGTGGCCCTGCTGCTGAACGCCGCCCGCGTCCAGGTCGTCCAGGCGCCGTCGTACGACCGGAACCCGGGCAACCGGCGCCCCGACATCACCCGCTACGAGCAGCCCCGCGGGGACATCCTGGTCGGCGGGCGGCCCGTCACCGGCTCCCGTGACACCCGCGAGCACCTCCGCTACGAACGGACCTACACGGACGGCCCGATGTACGCCCCGGTCACCGGCTTCGCCTCCCAGCTGTACGGGACGACGCTCCTGGAGAACACCGAGGACGGCGTGCTGTCCGGCGCGGATCCGATGCTCGCGCCGTTCCCGCTGTGGAACGACTTCACGCGGGCGCGCAACGCCGGCGGAGACGTCGTCACGACACTCCACCCCGCCGCCCAGGAGGCCGCGTACCGGGGGCTCGCGGGCCACAAGGGCGCGGTGGCGGCGCTGGAGCCGTCGACCGGCCGGATCCTGGCCCTGGTGTCCGCCCCGTCCTACGACCCCCAGCCGCTGTCCGGCAACGGTTCGGCGGCGGCCCGGGCCTGGTCGCGGCTCACCGCCGACAAGGACCGCCCGATGCTCAACCGGGCGGTGCGGCAGACGTATCCGCCGGGCTCGACCTTCAAGGTCGTCACCGCGGCCGCCGCCCTGGACGCCGGTGTGGTCACCGACATCGAAGCGCCGACCGACACCCCCGACCCCTACCCGCTGCCCGGGACGCGCACCCGCCTGACGAACGCGTCGAAGGGCTGCGCGAACGCCTCCGTCCGGGAGGCCTTCACGTTCTCCTGCAACACGGTGTTCGCCAAGCTCGGCGTGGAGGTGGGGCTCGCGGACATGACGGCCACGGCGCACGCCTTCGGCTTCGGCAACGGGGAGCTGAGAGTCCCCTTCCCGGTGGCCCGGTCCACCTTCGACACCAGCCTCGACCAGGCGCAGCTGGCCCTGTCGTCGATCGGCCAGTACAACACCCGCGCCACACCGCTGCAGATGGCGATGGTCGCGGCGGCGGTGGCCAACGGCGGTCAGGTGCGGGACCCCTACCTGGTGGAGCGCACGACCCGGCCGGGCGGCAGCACCCTGGCGACGGCCGGCTCACGGGCGATCCGGCAGGCGATGTACCCGTCCACGGCCGTCCGGCTGCGGGCGATGATGCGGGACGTGGTCGAGAACGGCACCGGCCGCCACGCCGCAATCCGCGGCGCCAAGGTCGGCGGCAAGACCGGCACCGCCCAGCACGGCCTCGGCAACTCCGGTACGCCGTACGCCTGGTTCGTCTCCTGGGCGCAGGGCGATCGCGATCTGGCGCCGCGGGTGGCGGTCGCGGTCGTCGTGGAGGACGCGGAGACGGACCGCGGGCACATCAGCGGGGGCGGTGACGCGGCGCCGATCGCCCGGGCGGTGATGGAGGCGGTGCTGAAGTCCCCTGCGCAGCCGTCCGGTTGA
- a CDS encoding FtsW/RodA/SpoVE family cell cycle protein: MSKAGITVATADPPAPAVRRLPRRRGIELALIVLAVLLSVYGYCAVGLARHGALPPGAAGYGAGLGVLALLAHLAVRLRAPYADPLLLPIGVLLNGLGLVLIYRLDLETPGDRAAPAQLVWSTLGVALFILVVLLLRDHRVLQRYTYVCVVAALILLTLPILFPAVNGARLWIRIAGFSIQPGEFAKVLLAVFFAAYLAANRNALAYTGRRIWKLQLPTGRVLGPIVAVWLVSVGVLVLERDLGTSLLFFGLFVVLLYVATGRTGWIAVGLLLAVLGAVAVGRLEPHVHSRIETWLDPFASIEAGEGANQLAQSLFAFAEGGMLGTGLGLGHSVLIGFAVKSDFILATAGEELGLAGIGAVFLLYGLLVERGFRAGLAQREPFGRLLAVGLATLVALQVFVIAGGVTGLIPLTGMAMPFLAQGGSSVVTNWAIVALLVRVSDSARRSYDGQDAR; the protein is encoded by the coding sequence ATGAGCAAGGCCGGAATCACCGTGGCGACGGCAGACCCGCCCGCGCCCGCCGTCCGCCGCCTCCCCCGGCGCCGGGGCATCGAACTCGCCCTCATCGTGCTGGCCGTCCTGCTGTCGGTGTACGGCTACTGCGCCGTGGGCCTCGCCCGGCACGGGGCGCTGCCGCCCGGCGCCGCCGGCTACGGCGCCGGCCTCGGCGTCCTGGCGCTGCTGGCCCATCTGGCGGTACGCCTGCGGGCCCCGTACGCCGACCCCCTGCTCCTGCCGATCGGGGTGCTGCTGAACGGGCTGGGGCTGGTGCTGATCTACCGGCTGGATCTGGAGACCCCGGGCGACCGGGCGGCACCGGCCCAGCTGGTGTGGTCGACGCTGGGCGTGGCGCTGTTCATCCTGGTCGTCCTGCTGCTGCGCGACCACCGGGTGCTCCAGCGCTACACGTACGTGTGCGTGGTCGCGGCGCTGATCCTGCTCACGCTGCCGATCCTGTTCCCAGCGGTGAACGGGGCCCGCCTCTGGATCCGGATCGCCGGGTTCTCCATCCAGCCGGGCGAGTTCGCGAAGGTGCTGCTGGCGGTGTTCTTCGCCGCGTACCTGGCGGCGAACCGCAACGCCCTCGCCTACACGGGCCGCCGCATCTGGAAGCTCCAGCTCCCCACCGGGCGGGTCCTCGGCCCGATCGTCGCCGTCTGGTTGGTGAGCGTCGGCGTGCTGGTCCTGGAGCGCGACCTCGGCACGTCGCTGCTGTTCTTCGGCCTGTTCGTGGTCCTCCTCTACGTCGCCACCGGCCGCACCGGCTGGATCGCGGTCGGCCTGCTGCTGGCCGTGCTGGGCGCGGTCGCGGTCGGCCGGCTGGAGCCGCACGTGCACAGCAGGATCGAGACCTGGCTGGACCCCTTCGCCTCCATCGAGGCGGGCGAGGGCGCGAACCAGCTCGCCCAGTCGCTGTTCGCCTTCGCGGAGGGCGGCATGCTCGGCACGGGCCTGGGGCTCGGCCACTCCGTCCTCATCGGCTTCGCCGTGAAGTCGGACTTCATCCTGGCCACCGCGGGCGAGGAACTCGGCCTGGCCGGCATCGGCGCCGTCTTCCTCCTCTACGGCCTGCTGGTGGAGCGCGGCTTCCGCGCGGGCCTCGCGCAGCGCGAGCCGTTCGGCCGGCTGCTCGCGGTCGGCCTGGCCACGCTGGTGGCGCTCCAGGTGTTCGTGATCGCGGGCGGTGTGACCGGGCTGATCCCGCTGACCGGCATGGCGATGCCGTTCCTCGCGCAGGGCGGCTCGTCGGTGGTCACCAACTGGGCGATCGTGGCGCTGCTGGTGCGGGTGAGCGACTCGGCCCGGCGCAGCTACGACGGGCAGGACGCCCGGTGA
- a CDS encoding SH3 domain-containing protein, producing the protein MSLRTRLSIATVAGLLAAAAAITPAAATTYDDWDPSGGNGNSNGNSNGNNWQDPSGGNGNGNQGQSGWNGGSGGNGGGNGNGNGGGNGNGNGGGNGGGNGGNGGNGNQNSNSWNSGNHSHDNQGPYRGVVTANTLALRSAPNRGSQIIRYAHRGDIVNIFCKTGGETVQGNPLWYLLTDGTWAWGAARYIDNIGPAPRWC; encoded by the coding sequence ATGTCCCTGCGCACCCGTCTCTCCATAGCCACCGTCGCCGGGCTCCTCGCCGCAGCGGCCGCCATCACGCCCGCCGCCGCCACCACGTACGACGACTGGGACCCGAGCGGGGGCAACGGAAACAGCAACGGCAACAGCAACGGCAACAACTGGCAGGACCCGAGCGGCGGCAACGGCAACGGCAACCAAGGCCAGAGCGGCTGGAACGGCGGCTCCGGAGGCAACGGCGGAGGCAACGGAAACGGCAACGGCGGAGGCAACGGAAACGGCAACGGCGGAGGCAACGGCGGAGGCAACGGCGGCAACGGCGGCAACGGCAACCAGAACTCGAACAGCTGGAACAGCGGCAACCACAGCCACGACAACCAGGGCCCCTACCGCGGCGTCGTCACCGCGAACACCCTGGCGCTGCGCAGCGCCCCGAACCGCGGTTCGCAGATCATCCGGTACGCCCACCGGGGCGACATCGTCAACATCTTCTGCAAGACGGGCGGCGAGACCGTACAGGGCAATCCGCTCTGGTACCTGCTGACGGACGGCACCTGGGCCTGGGGCGCGGCCCGGTACATCGACAACATCGGCCCCGCCCCACGCTGGTGCTGA
- a CDS encoding sensor histidine kinase codes for MRPVLPQWSGTLAVKAAVFIAVMCCALAALLGVLVHVQVTNQTVGKARDQALQRLTEATERYEAGDTLSRGAGVDPPELPRELRDLAVAGDHGTMVADRAGRPTMWAAGPVDGERALAVAVDYSQQARTIEGLDRAILWSSGLAIGATLLVGAFAVTRVTRRLHTTALVARRISAGDLDARVNDPRTGPRTKAGPPDEVAAVAAALDSMAASLQGKLLAEQRFTADVAHELRTPLTGLHAAAELLPPGRPTELVRDRVAALRTLTEDLLEISRLDTGRERVELDTEQLGPLAERAVRAAGSDTEVRVVRDVAVETDRRRLERVLGNLVANAHKHGRGPVVLTVDGPVVTVRDHGDGFPEYLVAHGPQRFRTEGGARGHGLGLTIARGQAEVLGARLEFANAPDGGAVARLELAAE; via the coding sequence ATGAGACCGGTGCTCCCCCAGTGGTCCGGGACGCTGGCGGTGAAGGCCGCCGTCTTCATCGCGGTGATGTGCTGCGCGCTGGCGGCCCTGCTCGGCGTCCTGGTGCATGTGCAGGTGACGAACCAGACCGTCGGCAAGGCCCGTGACCAGGCGTTGCAGCGGCTGACGGAGGCGACGGAACGGTACGAGGCCGGGGACACCCTGTCCCGGGGAGCCGGCGTGGACCCGCCGGAGCTGCCGCGGGAGCTGCGGGACCTGGCGGTGGCCGGGGACCACGGCACGATGGTCGCCGACCGCGCGGGACGCCCCACCATGTGGGCGGCGGGTCCGGTCGACGGCGAGCGGGCGCTGGCCGTCGCGGTCGACTACTCCCAGCAGGCCCGGACGATCGAGGGCCTCGACCGGGCGATCCTGTGGTCGTCGGGCCTGGCGATCGGGGCGACGCTGCTGGTCGGCGCGTTCGCGGTGACGCGGGTGACGCGGCGGCTGCACACCACGGCGCTGGTGGCCCGGCGGATCAGCGCGGGAGATCTGGACGCGCGCGTCAACGACCCCCGCACGGGCCCGCGTACCAAGGCCGGTCCGCCGGACGAGGTGGCCGCGGTCGCCGCCGCCCTGGACTCCATGGCGGCCTCGCTCCAGGGCAAGCTGCTCGCCGAGCAGCGGTTCACGGCGGATGTCGCGCATGAGCTGCGCACGCCGCTGACCGGGCTGCACGCGGCGGCCGAACTGCTCCCCCCGGGCCGTCCGACGGAACTGGTCCGGGACCGGGTGGCGGCGCTGCGCACCCTCACCGAGGACCTGCTGGAGATCTCCCGGCTGGACACCGGCCGGGAGCGGGTGGAGCTGGACACCGAGCAACTGGGGCCGCTGGCCGAGCGGGCGGTGCGGGCGGCGGGGAGCGACACGGAGGTCAGGGTCGTACGGGACGTGGCCGTGGAGACGGACCGGCGGCGGCTGGAGCGGGTGCTGGGCAATCTCGTGGCGAACGCGCACAAGCACGGGCGTGGGCCCGTGGTGCTGACCGTGGACGGTCCGGTGGTGACCGTTCGCGACCACGGGGACGGCTTCCCGGAGTACCTCGTCGCGCACGGGCCGCAGCGGTTCCGGACGGAGGGCGGTGCGCGGGGGCACGGGCTCGGGCTGACCATCGCGCGGGGGCAGGCCGAGGTGCTGGGGGCACGGCTGGAGTTCGCGAACGCGCCGGACGGCGGGGCGGTGGCCAGGCTCGAACTCGCGGCGGAGTGA
- a CDS encoding protein-tyrosine phosphatase family protein, whose protein sequence is MRTRSKPDVPAPETPWSEVVPGLWMGGHEYTGALGHLEFAVVRNEFDLVQTLLRLPGHGPDPGVRHHVWPIPDGPLDGTQLAGVIRLAEAACEALGEGRRVLVRCYHGYNRSGLVVAHALMRQGRSAEEAIRLIRARRSPWALHNDLFVEYLRAGLATARLLEELIE, encoded by the coding sequence GTGCGTACCCGCAGTAAACCCGACGTACCCGCTCCGGAGACGCCGTGGAGCGAGGTCGTCCCCGGGCTCTGGATGGGCGGTCACGAGTACACGGGGGCCTTGGGCCACCTGGAGTTCGCCGTCGTACGGAACGAGTTCGATCTCGTGCAGACGTTGTTGCGGCTGCCGGGGCACGGGCCCGATCCCGGCGTACGGCACCATGTGTGGCCGATCCCCGACGGGCCGCTGGACGGGACGCAGCTCGCCGGTGTGATCCGGCTGGCCGAGGCCGCGTGCGAGGCGTTGGGCGAGGGCCGCAGGGTCCTGGTTCGCTGTTACCACGGGTACAACCGCTCCGGTCTCGTCGTCGCGCACGCGCTGATGCGCCAGGGCCGCTCCGCCGAGGAGGCGATCCGGCTGATCCGGGCCCGGCGCTCGCCCTGGGCGCTGCACAACGATCTGTTCGTCGAGTACCTGCGGGCCGGGCTGGCCACGGCACGGCTGCTGGAGGAACTCATCGAGTAG
- a CDS encoding nuclease-related domain-containing protein: MNGLRVIPTWWHGRERLYVCLPDGRNIAWYDREAARVNLLGQDREDDVLRALGPFVTGPVTVGPPPVPTPAELSRLALHPDDDLAPNRPGEALLVALDRDPGPPHRLRPDPRRRALAAEETVGDALDRLDGAGWHALHSVPLPGGDRIHHLLIGPGGLYAVHALHARRQRVRIADPAITLGRRDPDPLLRRVRSDADRASYALTAEVRPVLALVEPGAVSISTAPREVHVLTAPEVESLSQRGGVLKPADVEALHAMARDRNTWARV, translated from the coding sequence ATGAACGGACTGCGCGTCATACCGACCTGGTGGCACGGCCGGGAGCGGCTCTACGTCTGCCTCCCGGACGGCAGGAACATCGCCTGGTACGACCGTGAGGCCGCCCGGGTGAACCTGCTCGGCCAGGACCGCGAGGACGACGTCCTGCGGGCGCTCGGGCCCTTCGTCACCGGCCCCGTGACAGTGGGACCGCCTCCGGTGCCGACCCCCGCCGAACTGTCCCGCCTCGCCCTCCACCCCGACGACGACCTGGCCCCCAACCGCCCCGGCGAGGCCCTCCTCGTCGCCCTCGACCGCGACCCCGGCCCCCCACACCGGCTGCGCCCCGACCCGCGCCGCAGGGCCCTGGCGGCCGAGGAGACGGTCGGCGACGCCCTGGACCGCCTCGACGGCGCGGGCTGGCACGCCCTGCACTCCGTGCCGCTCCCCGGCGGCGACCGCATCCACCACCTGCTGATCGGCCCCGGCGGCCTCTACGCCGTGCACGCCCTCCACGCCCGCAGGCAGCGCGTCCGGATCGCCGACCCCGCGATCACCCTCGGCCGCCGCGACCCCGACCCCCTCCTGCGCCGCGTCCGCTCCGACGCCGACCGCGCCTCCTACGCCCTGACCGCGGAGGTCCGCCCGGTCCTCGCCCTGGTGGAGCCGGGGGCGGTGTCGATCTCCACCGCCCCCCGGGAGGTCCACGTCCTGACGGCCCCGGAGGTGGAGAGCCTGTCCCAGCGGGGCGGCGTCCTGAAACCGGCGGACGTGGAGGCGCTGCACGCGATGGCCCGCGACCGGAACACGTGGGCGCGGGTGTGA
- the ligD gene encoding non-homologous end-joining DNA ligase yields MAPITVVEGRRLALSNLEKVLYPATGFTKGEVLHYYATVAEVLLPHLRDRAVSFLRYPDGPDGQVFFTKNVPPGTPDWVTTAEVPRVEGPSRMVLVQDLPSLMWAANLVTEFHTHQWRVGTPDEADRIVFDLDPGAPASIVQCCEVALWLRERLARDGLEAYAKTSGSKGLHLLAAVRGASSERVSEYAKALAVEAEKAMPGLALHRMTRSLRPGKVFVDWSQNAARKTTAAPYTLRARPEPTVSAPVTWDEIEECRAPGRLEFRAGDIAPRIQDYGDLLAPLLDTAAAVSLP; encoded by the coding sequence ATGGCGCCTATCACAGTGGTGGAGGGGCGACGGCTCGCTCTCAGTAATCTGGAGAAGGTGCTGTATCCCGCCACCGGCTTCACCAAGGGCGAGGTGCTGCACTACTACGCGACTGTCGCCGAGGTCCTGTTGCCCCATCTGCGTGATCGGGCGGTGTCCTTCCTGCGGTATCCGGACGGGCCGGACGGGCAGGTGTTCTTCACGAAGAACGTGCCGCCGGGTACGCCCGACTGGGTCACCACCGCCGAGGTGCCACGGGTCGAGGGACCCTCACGGATGGTCCTGGTGCAGGATCTGCCGAGCCTGATGTGGGCGGCGAACCTCGTGACCGAGTTCCACACCCACCAGTGGCGCGTCGGCACTCCGGACGAGGCCGACCGGATCGTGTTCGACCTCGATCCCGGGGCGCCGGCGAGCATCGTGCAGTGCTGCGAGGTGGCGCTGTGGCTGCGGGAACGGCTCGCACGCGACGGCCTCGAGGCCTACGCCAAGACCTCCGGCTCGAAGGGGCTGCATCTGCTCGCCGCCGTGCGCGGGGCGTCCTCCGAGCGGGTGTCCGAGTACGCCAAGGCACTCGCCGTCGAGGCAGAGAAGGCCATGCCCGGGCTCGCGCTCCACCGGATGACCAGGAGCCTGCGCCCGGGGAAGGTCTTCGTCGACTGGAGCCAGAACGCCGCCCGCAAGACGACGGCGGCGCCGTACACCCTGCGGGCCCGCCCGGAACCGACCGTCTCGGCCCCGGTGACCTGGGACGAGATCGAGGAGTGCCGCGCACCCGGCCGCCTGGAGTTCCGCGCCGGCGACATCGCCCCGAGGATCCAGGACTACGGCGATCTGCTCGCTCCGCTGCTGGACACAGCGGCGGCCGTATCGCTGCCGTAG
- the ku gene encoding non-homologous end joining protein Ku has protein sequence MRSIWNGAISFGLVSIPIKLVNATESHSISFRQIHTEDGGRIRYRKVCELEDREVPPSEIGKGYEDADGTIIPITEEDLASLPLPTAKTIEIVAFVPADRIDPLQMDASYYLQASGAPAAKPYILLREALKRSNKVAIAKFALRGRERLGMLRVVGEAIAMHGLLWPDEVRAPEGLAPDTDVTVRDKELDLADALMDTLGEVDLEDLHDEYREAVEEVIAAKAAGEAPPKSPEPATGGKVLDLMAALENSVRAARESRGEDAEHAEVKSLPQRKTARAAPKETGGKKSTSTAKKTAAKKTTAAKKSTSKASQGQGTAKKTASKSTAKKTPAKKSTPRKRSA, from the coding sequence GTGAGATCCATATGGAACGGCGCCATCTCGTTCGGCCTGGTCAGCATTCCGATCAAGCTGGTGAATGCCACCGAGAGCCACTCGATCTCCTTCCGCCAGATCCACACCGAGGACGGCGGCCGCATCCGTTACCGCAAGGTCTGCGAACTGGAGGACCGGGAGGTCCCCCCATCGGAGATCGGCAAGGGCTACGAGGACGCGGACGGCACGATCATCCCGATCACCGAGGAGGACCTGGCGAGCCTGCCGCTCCCGACCGCCAAGACGATCGAGATCGTCGCCTTCGTCCCGGCCGACCGGATCGACCCGCTCCAGATGGACGCCTCGTACTACCTCCAGGCCAGCGGCGCCCCCGCGGCGAAGCCGTACATCCTGCTGCGCGAGGCGCTGAAGCGCAGCAACAAGGTGGCGATCGCCAAGTTCGCCCTGCGCGGCAGGGAGCGGCTCGGCATGCTCAGGGTCGTCGGCGAGGCCATCGCCATGCACGGCCTGCTGTGGCCGGACGAGGTCCGCGCTCCCGAGGGCCTGGCCCCCGACACCGACGTGACCGTCCGTGACAAGGAACTGGACCTGGCGGACGCGCTGATGGACACCCTGGGCGAGGTCGACCTGGAGGACCTGCACGACGAGTACCGCGAGGCCGTGGAGGAGGTCATCGCCGCGAAGGCCGCCGGCGAGGCCCCGCCGAAATCCCCGGAACCGGCCACGGGCGGCAAGGTCCTGGACCTGATGGCGGCCCTGGAGAACAGCGTCCGCGCGGCCCGCGAATCCCGGGGCGAGGACGCCGAGCACGCCGAGGTCAAGTCACTCCCGCAGCGCAAGACGGCCCGGGCGGCCCCCAAGGAGACCGGCGGAAAGAAGTCGACGTCCACGGCGAAGAAGACGGCGGCCAAGAAGACCACCGCGGCGAAGAAGTCGACGTCCAAGGCGAGCCAGGGCCAGGGGACGGCCAAGAAGACGGCGTCGAAGAGCACGGCGAAGAAGACACCGGCGAAGAAGTCGACGCCGCGGAAGCGCTCGGCCTGA